In a genomic window of uncultured Sphaerochaeta sp.:
- a CDS encoding DeoR/GlpR family DNA-binding transcription regulator: protein MNKKKQRAIEIIALLKNHRFLSIQELADRLGTSHMTIRRDLNQLDLDKLVDILPGGVMLKESSNSVDKNPSYSLISESCLYQMEKRRIGEKAVELLVDGDFITIDSGTTTEYLARSIPDDMKLSILCYTLNVLFEVYKKRNCNIIFSGGQYHENTMLFQSPEGLQMIKRHRTQKAFIGATGFSDTLGVTCSNVGEPEVKQAVMGSSQQKILMIDSSKFGLVRPCYFAEPDDFDVIITDDNIPDRYRQYIEKKGIELIIV from the coding sequence ATGAATAAAAAGAAACAGAGAGCCATCGAAATAATTGCTCTCTTGAAAAATCACCGGTTTTTGAGTATTCAGGAACTTGCTGATCGATTGGGTACATCACATATGACCATTCGCAGAGATCTTAATCAACTTGATTTGGATAAGCTGGTTGATATACTTCCCGGCGGAGTAATGCTCAAAGAGTCATCGAACTCAGTTGATAAGAACCCATCGTACTCCCTAATCTCTGAATCTTGCTTATATCAAATGGAAAAGCGAAGAATCGGGGAAAAAGCTGTTGAACTTTTAGTAGATGGCGATTTCATAACCATTGATTCTGGTACAACCACTGAATACCTTGCCAGGAGTATTCCTGATGATATGAAACTCTCTATTCTGTGCTACACATTGAATGTATTATTTGAAGTCTATAAAAAAAGGAATTGCAATATCATTTTCTCGGGTGGCCAATACCACGAAAACACAATGCTCTTTCAATCTCCGGAAGGACTTCAAATGATCAAGCGGCATAGAACCCAGAAAGCGTTTATTGGTGCAACCGGGTTTTCAGATACTCTTGGTGTCACTTGTTCGAATGTAGGAGAACCTGAAGTAAAGCAGGCGGTCATGGGGTCGAGTCAGCAGAAGATTCTTATGATTGATTCCAGTAAGTTTGGTCTTGTGCGTCCCTGTTATTTTGCTGAGCCGGATGATTTTGATGTCATTATTACCGATGACAATATTCCTGATAGATACCGCCAGTATATTGAAAAGAAAGGCATTGAGCTCATTATAGTGTGA
- a CDS encoding autoinducer 2 ABC transporter substrate-binding protein codes for MRRIITTLILITVVCSFGLFAQGGKESVAADPNQKTIVMIVKQSDPWFDDMTLGIEKLKKDTGMNVYVQTPASGDPSLQIAIMENLIAQGVDAICIVPNDPKALIPTIQKARKAGVVIVTHEAPDIAEYVDLDVEAFRGEDFGQLMGQALAKAVNGKGQYAGFVGGLTMTTHMEWYNAAVAEIKKNHPGMTNISSEPYEDSNSIEVAYNKTVEILKAYPNIAGLFDCSAHGGGIAQALKDKGRTDVKVVSLAIPSMSANYIKDGSMVHGQAWRPADAGYATAYAALLLSQGKKVETGTNLKAEGYGDVIVENNIAYGFAPLVFTPENIDDFNF; via the coding sequence ATGCGCCGAATAATTACAACTCTCATTCTTATTACCGTTGTGTGCTCATTTGGGTTGTTTGCACAAGGGGGAAAGGAAAGTGTTGCTGCAGATCCGAATCAGAAAACCATCGTCATGATTGTAAAACAGAGTGATCCTTGGTTTGATGACATGACTCTGGGTATTGAGAAGCTGAAGAAAGATACTGGGATGAATGTGTATGTCCAAACGCCAGCTTCTGGGGACCCATCACTTCAGATCGCTATTATGGAAAATCTGATTGCCCAGGGTGTTGATGCTATTTGTATTGTCCCCAATGACCCCAAAGCTCTCATTCCCACCATTCAGAAAGCAAGAAAAGCAGGTGTCGTGATTGTCACCCACGAGGCTCCAGATATTGCAGAGTATGTTGATCTTGATGTTGAAGCTTTCCGCGGTGAAGACTTTGGGCAACTCATGGGCCAGGCATTGGCCAAGGCAGTCAATGGAAAGGGTCAGTACGCAGGATTTGTAGGTGGTCTGACCATGACTACCCATATGGAGTGGTACAACGCAGCCGTTGCTGAGATCAAGAAAAATCATCCTGGCATGACAAACATCTCTTCCGAACCATATGAAGATAGCAACAGTATTGAAGTGGCATACAACAAAACAGTTGAGATTTTGAAGGCCTATCCGAATATTGCCGGACTGTTTGATTGCTCCGCTCATGGTGGTGGTATTGCTCAGGCCTTGAAGGACAAGGGAAGAACTGATGTTAAAGTAGTTTCCTTAGCTATTCCTTCTATGTCCGCAAACTACATCAAGGATGGAAGCATGGTTCATGGTCAGGCATGGAGACCTGCTGATGCAGGGTATGCAACGGCCTATGCAGCGCTTTTGCTTAGTCAGGGTAAAAAAGTCGAAACAGGTACAAACCTGAAAGCAGAAGGCTACGGTGATGTGATTGTTGAAAACAACATTGCTTATGGATTTGCCCCTCTGGTATTTACCCCCGAGAATATTGACGACTTCAATTTCTAA
- a CDS encoding sugar ABC transporter ATP-binding protein has product MNNETILKLSGVNKSFAGVRALRDIDFSLKQGEIHCLAGENGSGKSTLVKIVTGVYEPDSGEIWVNGNTFTKFNPIVSMQQGIQVIYQDLALFTHMSIAENIAINKIRQSGKRLVRQQEIKEIAEKQLDRIGVSLDLDRTIQESSMGNRQITAICRALALDAKILFLDEPTTALTNHEVERLLKILVELKANGLSIIFISHKLDEVFQVSDAITILRDGVKVGDFTAKEIDRKQLVYYMTGRNINYPKYKKLKGETEQILSVKNLSGNRFSNISLDVQEGDIIGLAGLLGSGRTEFALSLFGLNPPSEGAITLGGKPYTPKSTQNAKEMGIALLPEDRLVQGLFLGKNIQENVSSSVLGKLEKSLNRIDVQTETEYADKIVKEIRVKTPSLTTLIKNLSGGNQQKAVLGKWIITGPNLFIMDSPTVGIDVGSKAEIYEIIQTLAREGMGIILISDEAEEIVVNCNKVVVFAQGKIKTILTEKDLAQEGIEHTLTHIIGNVTKNGSNGGNAYANQ; this is encoded by the coding sequence ATGAATAATGAGACGATTCTCAAATTGTCAGGAGTCAATAAGTCCTTTGCGGGCGTGCGCGCGTTACGCGATATTGATTTCTCACTGAAACAGGGAGAGATTCACTGCCTTGCAGGTGAGAATGGATCTGGCAAGTCAACACTGGTCAAGATTGTGACCGGAGTATATGAACCTGACTCTGGGGAAATCTGGGTCAATGGAAACACATTCACCAAATTTAATCCTATTGTATCCATGCAACAGGGTATCCAAGTCATTTATCAAGACCTTGCTCTTTTTACCCATATGTCTATTGCCGAGAATATTGCGATTAATAAGATTAGGCAATCTGGAAAACGATTGGTTAGACAACAAGAAATTAAAGAAATAGCTGAAAAACAGCTTGATCGAATTGGAGTCAGCCTTGATCTTGATAGGACAATCCAGGAATCTTCGATGGGGAATCGACAGATTACTGCCATTTGCAGAGCATTAGCGCTCGATGCAAAGATTCTGTTTCTTGATGAGCCTACCACTGCGCTGACCAATCACGAAGTTGAGAGGCTTCTGAAAATCCTTGTCGAACTTAAAGCAAATGGTCTCTCGATCATCTTTATCAGCCATAAACTTGATGAGGTTTTCCAAGTATCTGATGCAATTACCATTTTGCGAGACGGTGTGAAAGTTGGTGACTTTACTGCTAAGGAGATTGATCGAAAGCAATTGGTGTATTACATGACGGGAAGGAACATCAATTATCCCAAGTATAAGAAACTAAAGGGAGAAACGGAACAAATCCTTTCAGTGAAAAACTTAAGTGGAAATAGATTTTCAAACATCTCTCTGGATGTACAAGAGGGTGACATTATCGGGCTTGCTGGATTGCTCGGTTCTGGAAGGACTGAATTCGCGCTTTCTCTTTTTGGTTTGAATCCTCCTAGTGAAGGGGCCATTACCTTGGGTGGCAAACCATACACGCCAAAATCTACACAGAACGCTAAAGAGATGGGCATAGCACTCTTACCTGAGGATCGGTTAGTACAAGGTTTGTTTCTTGGAAAGAACATCCAAGAGAATGTGAGTTCCTCGGTGTTAGGGAAACTTGAGAAGTCTCTGAATCGTATTGATGTTCAAACAGAAACCGAGTATGCAGACAAGATTGTTAAGGAAATTCGAGTTAAAACACCCTCGCTTACAACCTTGATCAAGAACCTTTCAGGAGGAAACCAACAGAAGGCAGTTCTAGGTAAGTGGATTATCACTGGGCCAAATCTCTTCATCATGGATTCTCCTACGGTAGGTATCGATGTCGGATCGAAAGCAGAGATTTACGAAATAATCCAGACGCTAGCACGGGAAGGCATGGGTATCATCCTGATTTCCGATGAAGCAGAAGAAATTGTTGTAAATTGCAATAAGGTGGTGGTTTTTGCCCAAGGCAAGATTAAAACCATCCTTACTGAGAAGGACCTTGCTCAAGAAGGGATAGAGCATACGCTTACCCATATCATCGGTAATGTCACGAAAAATGGTTCAAACGGGGGAAATGCATATGCGAATCAATAA
- a CDS encoding FGGY family carbohydrate kinase: MYFVGIDAGTSGSTTIIVDADGNIIGKGSSTYCTETKRFGHAEQAPDTLWEGVLSSIKAAITSASLDPAKIVSISLASQRGTFLVVDKNFSPLTPAILWSDQRAVKEYDWFQSHIGESQFKQITGCSIAPMWTGLKIRWLTTHASKFMGKAAFILNEQEWLLHKLGATEFCTDVSSVTMNGMLSIKDRDWSDTILSAIGINRGMLPPIKPSSTLVGALSRDVANFLGVPSGIPLYLGGGDQQCAALGTGAYEEDSLALILGTGAVAVANTRDIGNVLTQSSNLSYVIGGHVIPGRWDVEGISLSAGNSYRWWRDIAWSSAHDMNSFIEMDAAAHQVPVGSEGLLFLPYLSKQIVPKVSLEATGVMYGLSQSHTRAHMTRSIMEGVSFELCTLVRTLEKVLGKHYPVIRVTGGGFSSSLWSSMIATMLGSVLEIPNCIESTALGAAMLGAVGTGAFGTVEEASSRMVSIVNSIKVDDAASAAYQELFISYQEKSALLFDTL; the protein is encoded by the coding sequence GTGTATTTTGTTGGTATTGATGCAGGAACGAGCGGAAGTACTACCATCATAGTTGATGCTGATGGCAATATCATTGGCAAAGGCTCCAGTACATACTGCACCGAAACAAAGCGATTTGGACATGCTGAGCAGGCCCCTGATACTCTGTGGGAAGGAGTACTTTCTTCCATAAAGGCAGCAATCACCAGTGCTTCTCTGGATCCTGCAAAGATTGTTTCCATCAGCCTTGCAAGTCAGCGTGGGACTTTCTTGGTTGTTGACAAGAATTTTTCTCCTTTGACTCCTGCAATCCTTTGGTCTGACCAACGTGCTGTAAAAGAGTATGACTGGTTTCAATCCCATATCGGAGAATCCCAATTCAAGCAAATTACCGGTTGCTCCATCGCTCCCATGTGGACAGGTTTGAAGATTCGCTGGTTGACAACGCATGCTTCCAAGTTCATGGGAAAAGCTGCCTTCATTCTCAATGAACAAGAATGGTTGCTTCATAAATTGGGTGCTACAGAATTTTGTACAGATGTCTCTTCGGTGACAATGAATGGGATGCTTTCTATCAAAGATAGAGATTGGTCGGATACTATTCTATCTGCAATCGGCATTAACCGAGGCATGTTACCACCTATTAAACCGTCATCGACGCTAGTTGGAGCTCTCTCAAGAGATGTGGCGAACTTCTTGGGAGTGCCCTCTGGTATTCCCTTGTATCTGGGTGGGGGAGACCAACAATGTGCAGCATTGGGGACTGGCGCCTACGAAGAAGACTCGTTGGCACTGATTTTGGGTACAGGTGCTGTTGCAGTTGCAAATACGCGAGATATTGGAAATGTGCTCACACAATCTTCCAATTTGAGTTATGTCATTGGAGGGCATGTCATTCCCGGTCGATGGGATGTGGAAGGAATCTCTCTTTCAGCCGGCAACTCGTACCGGTGGTGGAGGGATATTGCATGGAGCTCTGCTCATGATATGAATTCATTTATAGAAATGGATGCTGCTGCACATCAGGTACCCGTTGGATCAGAAGGCCTCCTCTTTCTCCCATATCTCTCGAAGCAGATTGTACCTAAGGTATCCTTGGAAGCAACAGGAGTCATGTATGGACTTTCTCAGTCGCATACTCGAGCTCATATGACTCGTTCCATCATGGAAGGCGTCTCTTTCGAATTGTGCACACTGGTGAGAACGCTCGAGAAAGTTCTCGGGAAGCACTATCCTGTTATTAGGGTCACAGGTGGCGGATTCTCGTCATCCCTTTGGTCCTCAATGATAGCAACCATGTTAGGATCCGTGTTGGAGATTCCAAATTGTATTGAGAGTACTGCCCTTGGAGCAGCAATGCTTGGAGCTGTCGGGACTGGTGCGTTTGGAACGGTCGAAGAAGCCTCTTCTCGTATGGTCAGCATCGTAAATAGCATTAAGGTTGATGATGCAGCATCAGCAGCATATCAGGAACTCTTCATTTCTTACCAGGAGAAGTCAGCCCTACTGTTTGACACTTTATAG
- a CDS encoding CPCC family cysteine-rich protein — translation MGGRGASSGYISAEQLNLGFDQDKLRLLIEQSQNAEIELKQVNQPIAFGACKCCGLYTIPIESDYSTCRVCGWIDDPFQNTHPDEPNGRNEKSLHEAKKQFFENHLKQS, via the coding sequence ATGGGAGGAAGAGGAGCCAGCTCTGGGTATATTTCAGCAGAACAACTAAATTTGGGTTTTGATCAGGATAAATTGAGGCTTCTTATCGAACAATCTCAGAATGCTGAAATTGAGCTTAAACAAGTTAATCAACCTATCGCTTTTGGAGCATGCAAATGCTGTGGACTCTATACTATACCAATTGAATCTGATTATTCGACGTGTAGGGTATGTGGTTGGATTGATGATCCGTTCCAGAATACCCATCCTGATGAGCCAAATGGAAGGAATGAGAAATCCCTACATGAAGCAAAAAAGCAATTCTTTGAAAATCACCTGAAACAAAGTTAG
- a CDS encoding SIS domain-containing protein — MSISQSYQKLYTTIIDEHRQVFDRQNVSQLEASLHKVEEAKRVFVIGVGREGIAARSFAMRLMHLGKEVHWIWDDTTPGICPGDLLIAVNGSGRIGHINYVIRQAKAAGGSILVVTGSPSGEAGALLADEVLFVPASVYNGTDEVVSSIQPMGNLFEQHLFMLFDVMVMLLEQQMKITHDEMASRHRNVE; from the coding sequence ATGAGCATTTCCCAATCATATCAAAAACTATACACAACCATCATCGATGAGCATCGACAGGTTTTTGACCGACAGAATGTTAGCCAGTTGGAAGCAAGTCTGCACAAAGTGGAAGAAGCAAAGAGAGTTTTTGTAATTGGAGTAGGTCGCGAAGGAATTGCAGCCCGCTCATTTGCGATGCGCCTGATGCATCTGGGCAAAGAAGTCCATTGGATATGGGATGATACAACTCCAGGTATCTGCCCGGGGGATTTGCTCATTGCAGTGAATGGATCGGGTAGGATTGGTCATATCAATTACGTTATACGTCAAGCAAAAGCAGCGGGCGGATCAATCCTGGTTGTTACGGGAAGTCCTTCGGGAGAGGCAGGAGCTCTTCTTGCTGATGAAGTCCTCTTTGTCCCAGCTTCCGTATACAACGGTACCGATGAGGTGGTTTCTTCGATTCAGCCTATGGGAAATCTCTTTGAACAACATCTGTTCATGTTGTTTGATGTGATGGTGATGTTGCTCGAACAACAGATGAAAATCACTCATGATGAGATGGCTTCCCGACATAGGAATGTGGAGTAA
- a CDS encoding ABC transporter permease, translating to MLGTRKDIGQRDTSLHALYIVTLFVIVLFFFVFGNAMYSSRNIQSLAYQIPEFGFVALGMMFSFMLGGIDLSIIANANLSGILAANILMGTWAGGVPESARIILAVFVALTASIVFGAFNGLLITKFGVPSLIATLGTMTLYSGIGMALTGGKSLVGFPQRFTAVGISEVFGIPVIFIVFILVAAILGFIVKYTVTGRRIYLMGTNPVAARFSGIDNDTMLMFVFMLTGLLGGLSGLTIISRVNSAKVGYGDAYLLQALVVCVIGGIHPEGGRGRVAGVLITIALMQMMSSAFTILQLSPFAKKLIWGSMLILVMGLTKEGPRIVATIQKVTNRIKNIRLGERRV from the coding sequence ATGTTGGGAACTAGAAAAGATATTGGACAGCGTGACACCAGCTTGCATGCGCTCTATATCGTGACACTCTTTGTTATCGTCTTGTTTTTCTTCGTGTTTGGGAATGCAATGTATTCATCGAGGAATATTCAGTCACTTGCCTACCAGATACCGGAATTTGGATTTGTGGCATTGGGTATGATGTTCTCATTCATGCTTGGGGGTATAGACCTCTCAATCATTGCAAACGCAAATCTGTCTGGAATTTTGGCGGCAAACATTCTAATGGGTACATGGGCCGGTGGCGTCCCGGAATCTGCCCGAATCATTCTGGCCGTTTTTGTGGCATTAACAGCCTCAATTGTATTCGGAGCTTTCAACGGATTGCTGATTACAAAATTCGGAGTGCCATCTCTCATTGCAACACTAGGGACTATGACCCTTTACTCTGGAATTGGAATGGCATTGACTGGAGGAAAGAGCCTCGTGGGATTTCCTCAGCGATTTACGGCGGTAGGGATTAGTGAGGTGTTTGGTATCCCCGTGATCTTTATTGTGTTTATTCTTGTCGCTGCTATCTTGGGGTTTATTGTAAAGTACACAGTAACAGGAAGAAGGATTTACTTGATGGGGACCAATCCAGTTGCTGCGCGTTTTTCTGGAATTGATAACGATACCATGCTCATGTTTGTGTTTATGCTAACCGGTCTGCTTGGAGGCTTGTCTGGTCTTACCATTATCAGTCGTGTCAATTCTGCCAAAGTAGGATACGGAGATGCCTATTTATTGCAAGCTCTGGTGGTTTGTGTTATAGGAGGCATTCACCCAGAGGGAGGCCGAGGAAGAGTGGCTGGAGTTCTGATAACCATTGCGCTCATGCAAATGATGTCCAGTGCCTTTACCATCCTCCAGTTATCTCCATTTGCAAAGAAACTCATCTGGGGTTCTATGCTCATTCTGGTCATGGGGCTAACCAAAGAAGGACCTAGGATTGTTGCCACAATTCAAAAAGTGACGAATCGAATAAAGAATATTAGGCTAGGAGAGAGGCGAGTATGA
- a CDS encoding DUF4417 domain-containing protein has protein sequence MSRKITKDRQAPYITRNHVSMINPWDIPILKRMPVPSFINLGVVSYDNTKPNDPSRNKIVHFFIDDYKFETTYTYPERCVPKLAQYTHVLTPDFSLYTDYPLTLQLMNTFKNRWCGAFWQELGLSVIPTITWASVESFDFCFKGVEKGSVVAISTNGCRACKKSFLLGYKEMLRQIEPERVLCFGKPFKEMESNTIFINYSRFSHKEVESWEEEEPALGIFQQNN, from the coding sequence ATGAGTCGCAAAATCACAAAGGACAGGCAGGCACCGTATATTACTCGTAATCACGTATCAATGATAAATCCGTGGGACATTCCTATACTGAAAAGAATGCCAGTTCCATCATTCATTAATCTAGGAGTGGTTTCATATGATAATACAAAACCCAATGATCCGAGCCGTAATAAAATTGTTCACTTCTTTATTGATGATTATAAGTTTGAGACAACGTACACATATCCAGAAAGATGCGTACCAAAATTAGCACAATACACTCATGTGCTTACTCCAGATTTCAGTTTATACACTGATTATCCTCTCACCCTCCAACTAATGAACACCTTCAAGAATCGATGGTGTGGCGCTTTCTGGCAAGAGCTAGGGCTATCTGTTATACCCACTATTACATGGGCTTCAGTAGAAAGCTTCGATTTCTGTTTTAAGGGGGTTGAAAAAGGGTCGGTTGTTGCAATATCTACGAACGGCTGCAGAGCATGCAAGAAATCCTTTTTGCTCGGATACAAAGAAATGTTAAGGCAAATTGAACCGGAACGGGTGTTATGTTTCGGCAAACCGTTCAAAGAAATGGAATCAAATACCATTTTTATCAACTACAGCAGATTTTCTCATAAGGAGGTAGAATCATGGGAGGAAGAGGAGCCAGCTCTGGGTATATTTCAGCAGAACAACTAA
- a CDS encoding DUF6119 family protein: MDKKREEEKKHTFLVWLLKKDITPETIETEIRKLCQEEVKKTVPPTAPIGSVALTWQTQSKTERTWWQEYWNIEGESTHNSPNAIILIPCNLRWFALSQGYASKYLKHELIDTQFAYYAVLNSLDPSKITTTKVFQPDASIRQLTHKSSGSSILQLPMFGSTSASIVRDLSGKVFPEYSSIFSSLSGGCGKALRLQAQVLPINFAGLLAKVLERSQSEDYKKHFPELIRIQQVLDTELITSLNRKLEEVLENDYSSIQLDLPDVEDQFEWVWKLSNVSASFECLENFSTDSVFDLITSIDPIITIDLLHRYKVKIKKTEDDHFSQNVTVFDCISFDTELIENSGQRYFLIESIWYEVDQNFLIELDEGLKNEISSHLFPLVIHPYTQEENGINRDDHSSSGEARFNEELAEQIAGINLDMTNFSDKGQTPIEPCDVLYTDAKNLFFIHNKIFRSSSALSHLFNQGYVSARVYTKEQAAKERLKLLIAQKSKEELKDRYNMVLDQNPQTIILFGIIERKNAKKEHTLQTLPLFSKISLTNVLRGMKDLRVKTAIRFIPRQ, from the coding sequence TTGGACAAGAAACGAGAAGAAGAAAAGAAGCACACTTTTTTAGTCTGGTTACTTAAAAAAGATATTACTCCAGAAACAATAGAAACTGAAATTCGAAAGCTATGCCAAGAAGAAGTGAAAAAGACTGTTCCTCCAACGGCACCAATAGGTTCAGTGGCATTAACTTGGCAAACACAGTCAAAAACTGAGAGAACTTGGTGGCAGGAGTATTGGAACATAGAGGGCGAGAGCACTCACAACTCTCCTAACGCTATCATCTTAATTCCCTGCAATCTTCGTTGGTTTGCTTTATCCCAAGGTTATGCAAGCAAGTATCTTAAGCATGAATTAATCGATACACAGTTTGCATACTATGCTGTATTAAATTCTTTGGACCCAAGCAAAATCACTACTACAAAAGTGTTTCAGCCGGATGCCTCTATCAGACAATTGACTCATAAGAGTTCTGGTAGCTCCATACTGCAATTGCCTATGTTCGGATCAACATCTGCCTCCATTGTTCGAGATCTTTCAGGCAAGGTTTTTCCTGAGTATTCTTCCATATTCTCATCATTATCGGGGGGGTGTGGAAAAGCACTCAGATTACAAGCCCAAGTTTTGCCGATAAACTTTGCTGGATTACTCGCAAAGGTTCTGGAAAGGAGTCAATCAGAAGACTATAAAAAACATTTTCCTGAGTTGATCAGGATCCAGCAAGTATTGGATACTGAACTAATTACTAGCCTCAATCGAAAGCTTGAAGAGGTATTGGAAAATGATTATTCAAGCATTCAGCTTGACCTCCCCGATGTAGAAGATCAATTCGAATGGGTTTGGAAGCTTTCGAATGTATCAGCAAGTTTTGAATGCCTTGAGAATTTTTCTACAGATTCAGTTTTTGATTTGATTACAAGCATTGATCCTATCATTACGATTGACTTACTTCATAGATATAAAGTGAAAATCAAGAAAACTGAGGATGACCACTTTTCACAAAACGTAACTGTCTTTGATTGTATCTCCTTTGATACCGAGCTGATTGAGAACTCTGGGCAACGATATTTCCTAATTGAATCCATTTGGTACGAAGTTGACCAGAATTTTCTCATTGAACTGGATGAAGGATTAAAAAATGAAATTTCCTCTCATCTCTTTCCTCTAGTGATACATCCATACACACAAGAAGAGAATGGTATAAACCGTGATGATCATAGTTCAAGTGGAGAAGCAAGATTCAATGAGGAACTAGCAGAACAAATCGCAGGAATAAATCTTGATATGACAAATTTTAGCGATAAAGGACAGACTCCGATTGAACCTTGTGATGTGTTATATACTGATGCAAAAAACCTATTCTTCATTCACAACAAGATATTCAGGTCATCAAGTGCTTTGAGTCATCTTTTCAATCAAGGGTATGTCTCCGCAAGAGTCTATACGAAGGAACAGGCTGCGAAGGAACGACTGAAATTACTCATTGCCCAAAAGAGCAAGGAAGAACTCAAGGATCGGTATAATATGGTGCTTGATCAGAATCCTCAGACAATCATTCTCTTTGGGATAATTGAACGTAAGAACGCCAAGAAGGAACATACACTGCAGACACTCCCTCTTTTTTCAAAAATCAGCTTGACAAATGTGCTTCGAGGAATGAAAGATCTGCGTGTTAAGACAGCTATTCGATTCATACCGCGTCAATAA
- a CDS encoding ABC transporter permease has protein sequence MRINKIEIVLISIIVAYSIFVGTMNRAFLNIDSLFDIIRSSSSVMILAMGLLVIMLSGGIDISFMAIALFSSYTATKILIDNGLTSVMLAFMIAVSIGVLLGLINALLISWLRLPPFIITLGTQNLFHGVMATFIGARTYGAGRLPPTYSEFGSSTLFKIQTASGSVGLTTHVLFVAFIIFLTWFIIQKTMVGRGIVAMGNSEDAAVRAGFNPLKLRLFAYGYMGFLAGIAGVIYVCQVNAVYPDKLVGEELMVIAGAVIGGVSVSGGKGKVLGVVLGIFIIYLLNSTLIFIGLTSSWNSLFVGTILTISIALTSYQEKMKNQRDFIFN, from the coding sequence ATGCGAATCAATAAGATAGAAATCGTTCTGATTTCGATAATCGTGGCATACTCCATATTTGTAGGTACCATGAACAGGGCCTTCCTGAATATCGACTCTCTCTTCGATATTATCAGATCCTCCTCATCTGTGATGATCTTGGCAATGGGCTTGTTGGTTATCATGCTCTCTGGGGGAATAGATATTTCTTTCATGGCCATTGCTTTGTTCAGTAGTTATACTGCTACAAAGATTTTAATCGACAATGGACTTACCAGTGTTATGCTGGCTTTCATGATTGCCGTCTCTATCGGAGTTTTGCTAGGTTTGATCAATGCACTGCTTATCTCCTGGTTGAGATTGCCACCGTTCATTATTACGCTGGGAACGCAGAATTTGTTTCATGGGGTGATGGCCACTTTTATTGGAGCTAGAACATATGGAGCAGGAAGATTACCTCCCACCTACTCAGAATTTGGTTCATCAACACTGTTCAAGATCCAGACAGCGAGTGGATCAGTCGGGCTGACTACTCACGTCCTTTTTGTTGCATTCATCATTTTCCTAACCTGGTTCATCATCCAAAAAACGATGGTTGGACGCGGAATTGTTGCAATGGGTAATTCTGAGGATGCAGCTGTCAGGGCTGGATTCAATCCACTGAAGCTCAGGTTGTTCGCCTATGGCTATATGGGCTTTCTCGCAGGTATTGCCGGAGTTATTTATGTCTGTCAGGTCAATGCAGTATATCCGGATAAGCTTGTTGGAGAGGAATTGATGGTAATAGCTGGGGCCGTAATCGGAGGGGTTTCCGTGTCTGGTGGAAAGGGAAAAGTATTGGGTGTTGTATTGGGGATTTTCATTATTTACCTGTTGAATTCCACTCTAATTTTCATAGGATTGACTTCATCTTGGAATTCCCTCTTTGTGGGAACAATCTTGACTATTTCCATAGCCCTGACGTCATATCAAGAGAAAATGAAAAATCAGCGTGATTTTATATTCAACTAA